One Propionispora hippei DSM 15287 genomic window carries:
- a CDS encoding PTS sugar transporter subunit IIA produces the protein MVGILIATHGEFAAGVLNAAELILGKQKKCKALSLFQGDDITAFGKLICRSVAELDDGDGVLIFTDLFLASPSNQVAANYPQLKGHKFKTITGVNLPMLLEAIGQRSAGEDLEDTAAASMLSGQNGIRDLLVELSTNKA, from the coding sequence ATGGTAGGTATATTGATTGCAACACATGGAGAGTTTGCCGCGGGAGTTTTGAATGCGGCTGAATTAATTCTTGGAAAGCAAAAAAAATGCAAGGCATTAAGCTTGTTCCAGGGAGATGACATCACCGCATTTGGCAAATTGATTTGCCGAAGTGTCGCAGAGCTAGATGATGGCGATGGCGTATTAATATTTACCGATTTATTTTTGGCGAGTCCATCTAATCAAGTGGCGGCCAACTATCCTCAATTAAAAGGACATAAATTTAAAACCATCACGGGTGTAAATCTTCCCATGCTGCTTGAAGCAATCGGACAGAGAAGCGCAGGAGAAGATCTGGAAGACACGGCAGCGGCTTCCATGCTTTCTGGTCAAAATGGAATTAGGGATTTACTCGTTGAGTTAAGCACAAATAAAGCCTGA
- a CDS encoding PTS sugar transporter subunit IIB produces the protein MAKVVLARIDDRLIHGQVMTAWLPYVGANHIVVIDDETAADDFVKSIMQMSVPREIKLDIYHGDEAAAAIQKMDDDEKLMLLAKIPESFLSLLETGVSLERIIIGGMGANPQRSKFYKNISASGLEKETFKKIMAHGTELVIHIIPDQQAVGLEEYLK, from the coding sequence ATGGCAAAAGTAGTATTAGCCCGTATTGACGACAGATTGATTCATGGACAGGTAATGACGGCGTGGCTGCCCTATGTGGGAGCGAACCACATTGTAGTTATTGATGATGAAACGGCAGCTGATGATTTTGTGAAATCGATTATGCAAATGTCGGTTCCCAGAGAAATTAAACTGGATATTTACCATGGCGATGAAGCGGCAGCAGCAATTCAAAAAATGGATGATGATGAAAAGCTCATGCTTCTGGCGAAAATTCCGGAGAGTTTCTTATCTTTACTTGAAACGGGAGTTTCATTGGAACGGATAATCATTGGCGGCATGGGGGCCAATCCCCAACGATCGAAATTTTATAAAAATATTTCAGCTTCCGGTTTAGAAAAAGAAACATTCAAAAAAATTATGGCTCATGGTACAGAACTGGTTATTCATATCATTCCGGACCAGCAAGCCGTTGGTC